The genomic DNA ACGGGGTTAAACTGGCAGACGTTAGATCATGCCTTTGGACAGTAAATCCACCCCGGCTGAATGGGACCACAAACTGCCCTGCTAAGTCAGCAGAGTTAATAAGAACTAAGTAATATTGAATCACTGTGTTGATAAACTCGTTTTACTGAATGCTAATAATGTGTTtctatctctctcccccccccccccgcttttggGGGTTAGAAGAATCCTCGTCTCTGGTTTATATGCCTCCTTCAAGTTTGCTGCAGTTTAAAAGCTCGCTGACCAGAATTGGCTGTCTCCCTCTGGCCCCTGGGTGCCGCAGGGGGGAACGTCTTCTGCAGCCTCGATGGCCCAGCCCTTTGCTTCTCATAGCAGGAAAGAAGGACTCCGGTGAACTCCTTCCGCTCAATGAAGCAGATTTGGAAGAGCAGTTTGTACGAGGCTTTGGGCCCGGAGGACAAGCCACAAACAAGACCAGCAACTGTGTGGTCCTGAAGCACCTTCCCTCGGGGATTGTCGTCAAGGTGATTTGGCTgacttaatggtt from Tiliqua scincoides isolate rTilSci1 chromosome 14, rTilSci1.hap2, whole genome shotgun sequence includes the following:
- the MTRFR gene encoding mitochondrial translation release factor in rescue; its protein translation is MPPSSLLQFKSSLTRIGCLPLAPGCRRGERLLQPRWPSPLLLIAGKKDSGELLPLNEADLEEQFVRGFGPGGQATNKTSNCVVLKHLPSGIVVKCHQTRSVELNRKRAREILQEKVDVFYKGEASDLVKAKQESEKKKQEKRKRANENLERKRHLKEMQALEDK